The following are encoded together in the Gammaproteobacteria bacterium genome:
- the alaC gene encoding glutamate--pyruvate aminotransferase AlaC, which yields MIEDFPRIKRLPTYVFNIVTDLKKTARARGEDIVDFGMGNPDRPTPPHIVNKLIETARRGDTHRYSMSKGIPRLRKAICDWYKRRFDVDMDPEREAIVTIGSKEGLAHLALATVGPGDAVLVPNPAYPIHPYGFVIAGADIRHVPLVPGVDFFAELEKAIRTSWPTPKMLVLNFPGNPTTQCVELDFFEKVVAIAREHSIWVIHDIAYADIVFDGYQAPSIMQIPGAKDLAVEFFTLSKSYNMPGWRMGFMVGNQALVAALARIKSYLDYGTFTPIQVAAIAALDGPQDCVREIATQYQNRRDVLVDGLNAAGWAVESPRATMFLWAPIPPQYRNLGSLEFSKKLLEEAKVAVSPGIGFGEYGDDHVRFSLIENEHRTRQAIRGIRDMFRRDENGERLRPSVSKKSLQEVLD from the coding sequence TTGATTGAGGATTTTCCGCGCATTAAGCGCCTACCTACCTACGTTTTCAACATTGTCACCGACCTGAAGAAAACTGCTCGTGCTCGTGGCGAAGATATCGTGGACTTTGGCATGGGTAACCCGGATCGGCCAACGCCCCCCCACATCGTTAACAAGCTCATTGAAACTGCGCGTCGCGGTGATACTCATCGCTATTCGATGTCAAAAGGTATCCCACGCCTGCGCAAGGCAATTTGTGACTGGTACAAACGCCGTTTTGACGTGGACATGGACCCAGAACGTGAAGCCATCGTCACCATTGGCTCCAAGGAAGGACTTGCCCACCTAGCGCTGGCCACTGTGGGACCTGGCGATGCCGTGTTGGTTCCCAATCCTGCTTATCCGATCCACCCTTATGGCTTCGTGATCGCCGGGGCAGATATTCGTCATGTGCCACTGGTGCCTGGTGTGGATTTTTTTGCTGAATTGGAAAAGGCAATTCGCACTTCCTGGCCGACGCCCAAGATGTTGGTGTTAAATTTTCCGGGCAACCCCACTACTCAATGCGTGGAACTGGACTTCTTTGAAAAAGTGGTCGCCATTGCGCGGGAGCATTCTATTTGGGTTATCCATGACATTGCTTATGCTGACATTGTTTTTGATGGCTATCAGGCGCCATCGATTATGCAGATTCCTGGAGCAAAAGATTTAGCGGTTGAATTTTTTACTCTCTCGAAGAGCTATAACATGCCGGGTTGGCGGATGGGCTTTATGGTGGGCAATCAGGCATTGGTGGCGGCGTTGGCGCGCATTAAATCTTATTTAGACTACGGCACTTTTACTCCTATTCAGGTAGCGGCAATCGCCGCACTCGATGGTCCCCAGGATTGCGTGCGCGAGATTGCTACCCAATATCAAAATCGTCGCGACGTATTGGTCGATGGTCTCAACGCCGCTGGTTGGGCAGTGGAATCACCTCGGGCGACTATGTTTCTGTGGGCACCAATTCCACCTCAATATCGGAATCTTGGTTCTTTGGAATTTTCCAAGAAACTCCTCGAAGAAGCCAAGGTTGCGGTTTCTCCAGGTATTGGCTTTGGTGAATATGGCGATGATCATGTCCGTTTCAGTCTCATTGAAAACGAACATCGAACCCGTCAGGCAATACGCGGCATCCGCGATATGTTCCGCCGTGACGAAAATGGCGAGCGTCTCCGTCCATCGGTGTCCAAGAAATCACTCCAGGAAGTTTTAGATTAA
- the lpxH gene encoding UDP-2,3-diacylglucosamine hydrolase — protein MAILFISDLHLRAAYPATTINFLAFLAGPARIAEELYILGDLFDLWIGDDAPQPEDQPVLTALRTLSDSGIPVSIMPGNHDFLYGSRFAEYVGCRLLSDPCVIDLHGTRTLLMHGDSLCTNDVSYQHFRTMVRNPVWQAEQLIMPAEARLLLAKDLQMRSRVQTMGKNKEMMDVNQSAVESALRVHAAYCLIHGHTHRPADYRFALNGQEARRIVLPNWRADDDVRNNGKTQGGYLECTKKECRILDLTCQDYNLGTLESAYYA, from the coding sequence ATGGCTATTCTTTTTATTTCTGATCTGCACCTGCGCGCAGCGTACCCCGCTACTACGATAAACTTTCTCGCTTTTCTGGCAGGACCAGCACGAATAGCAGAAGAGCTGTATATCTTAGGTGACCTTTTCGATCTATGGATCGGCGACGACGCGCCACAACCTGAAGATCAACCAGTACTCACGGCGCTGCGAACCTTAAGTGATAGCGGTATTCCGGTATCGATCATGCCCGGTAATCACGATTTTCTTTATGGCAGCCGTTTTGCTGAATATGTTGGTTGCCGGTTGCTATCGGATCCTTGCGTTATCGATCTTCATGGTACGCGGACGCTGCTCATGCACGGTGATTCTTTGTGTACCAATGACGTTTCCTACCAACATTTTCGCACAATGGTTCGGAATCCGGTTTGGCAAGCCGAACAACTCATCATGCCAGCAGAAGCACGTTTGCTTCTCGCCAAGGATTTACAAATGCGGAGTCGTGTTCAGACCATGGGAAAAAACAAAGAAATGATGGATGTCAATCAATCTGCTGTGGAGTCAGCTCTTCGCGTTCATGCGGCCTATTGCTTGATTCATGGCCATACTCATCGTCCTGCGGATTATCGTTTTGCCTTGAATGGACAAGAGGCGCGACGCATCGTATTACCGAATTGGCGCGCTGATGACGACGTGCGAAACAATGGAAAAACACAGGGCGGATATCTGGAATGTACGAAGAAGGAATGTCGCATACTGGATTTAACTTGTCAGGATTATAACCTGGGTACTTTAGAGTCCGCATATTATGCGTAG
- a CDS encoding carbon starvation protein, translated as MNILFIIMATVIIFFIAYHSYGKFLAEKVFQLDDDRTAPSVLLHDGIDYDPIDAKYLLGQHFSAIAAAGPITGPILAGIMFGWVPALIWIVIGSIFVGGVHDMGSLIASVRHKARSITEVVRENVSNRAWIIFMIFIWITLVYIIVAFTDITTASFVGTVTLENGQKVGGGAIATSSMLYLILPVIMGLLLKHTRLSLNWATAIFLPLIGMAIWVGPYIPFNLTDILGSDTAFAQKIWNVIILGYCLIAALVPVWALLQPRGHLGGYFLYISLIVAIIGIISGGFQVRYPAFTKFDGDTSDFLFPMFPILFITVACGACSGFHSLVSSGTTSKQIKKESDATFIGYGAMLLEGVVAIVALATVMILSREDTLIGKAPNFIYASGIGRFLELIGIPAALGISFGLMAFTTFVYDTLDICTRLGRYIIEELTGWRNYWGRIFATTITAVVPLFFVTMTVLDAKGNPMPAWKAFWGTFGASNQLLAGLALIGVTVWVFKTIKGGKVWIVPLIPAVLMFGLSNWAILSMIQDAWFKDGSLALTAAPVPWVCLMLVVLSIMLVFETIYALGKKSICD; from the coding sequence ATGAATATCTTATTTATTATCATGGCGACGGTAATTATTTTTTTTATTGCTTACCATAGCTATGGAAAATTTTTAGCTGAAAAAGTTTTTCAGCTTGATGATGATCGCACCGCGCCGTCAGTTTTGTTGCATGACGGTATCGATTATGATCCCATTGATGCAAAATATTTACTAGGCCAACATTTTTCAGCGATTGCAGCTGCAGGTCCAATTACTGGACCAATTCTCGCCGGTATTATGTTTGGCTGGGTTCCTGCACTTATTTGGATTGTCATTGGGTCAATTTTTGTCGGTGGTGTTCATGATATGGGTTCATTGATTGCCTCCGTCCGCCATAAAGCTCGTTCTATTACTGAGGTAGTTCGGGAAAACGTATCGAATCGCGCCTGGATTATCTTTATGATATTTATCTGGATTACATTAGTTTACATTATTGTTGCTTTTACCGATATTACCACCGCATCATTCGTCGGGACCGTCACTCTGGAAAATGGCCAAAAAGTAGGTGGCGGTGCGATTGCTACTTCATCAATGCTATACTTAATATTGCCAGTTATCATGGGTTTATTGTTAAAGCACACGCGATTAAGTCTTAATTGGGCAACTGCCATCTTCTTGCCCTTAATTGGAATGGCGATTTGGGTAGGACCTTACATTCCCTTTAATTTAACTGACATCTTGGGTAGTGACACTGCTTTCGCTCAAAAAATCTGGAATGTAATTATTCTTGGTTACTGCCTGATTGCCGCGTTGGTTCCGGTGTGGGCATTGCTTCAGCCACGCGGACACCTTGGTGGTTATTTTTTATATATCTCATTGATTGTGGCCATCATTGGAATTATTTCTGGTGGCTTCCAGGTGCGATATCCCGCTTTTACTAAGTTTGACGGCGACACGAGTGACTTTCTTTTTCCGATGTTTCCTATTCTTTTTATCACGGTGGCCTGTGGTGCCTGCTCTGGTTTTCATTCCCTAGTTAGTTCTGGGACAACTTCAAAACAAATTAAAAAAGAAAGCGACGCTACGTTCATCGGCTACGGTGCCATGTTGCTGGAGGGCGTTGTCGCAATAGTAGCTCTGGCGACGGTAATGATTTTAAGTCGGGAAGATACCCTTATCGGAAAGGCACCAAATTTTATCTACGCTTCTGGAATTGGACGCTTTCTTGAATTAATCGGTATTCCTGCGGCCCTTGGAATTTCATTTGGTTTAATGGCTTTTACGACGTTTGTATACGATACCTTAGATATTTGTACCCGCCTGGGCCGTTATATTATCGAAGAATTAACCGGATGGCGCAATTACTGGGGAAGAATATTCGCAACAACGATAACTGCGGTAGTTCCACTTTTTTTTGTGACCATGACCGTCTTGGATGCTAAGGGTAATCCGATGCCGGCTTGGAAAGCATTTTGGGGAACTTTTGGTGCTTCAAATCAATTACTCGCGGGATTGGCACTCATCGGCGTGACGGTTTGGGTATTTAAGACAATCAAAGGTGGCAAAGTCTGGATTGTTCCCCTAATTCCAGCGGTATTAATGTTTGGATTGAGTAATTGGGCAATCCTGAGCATGATTCAAGATGCCTGGTTTAAGGACGGTTCTCTTGCATTAACCGCAGCTCCTGTTCCGTGGGTATGTCTAATGCTTGTTGTATTATCGATCATGCTAGTATTTGAAACCATCTATGCGCTCGGAAAAAAGTCCATCTGTGACTAA
- a CDS encoding putative redox protein (Evidence 3 : Putative function from multiple computational evidences) produces MTQATVTLINGMQFAVETGSKHTLLIDSGNPETGGRDTGSRPMELLAAGIAGCTAMDVISILRKMQQKVTGLQVKITGRDADDHPKKFIEVHIEYIVTGFNLEEKRVQRAIQLSEERYCPAMATIRPGTAITNSYTIIEANQETMVK; encoded by the coding sequence ATGACTCAAGCCACCGTTACACTAATCAATGGAATGCAATTTGCCGTTGAAACAGGTAGCAAGCATACCTTGTTAATCGATTCCGGTAATCCTGAAACCGGAGGACGCGATACCGGCTCGCGTCCGATGGAGTTGTTAGCTGCCGGGATCGCCGGCTGCACCGCCATGGATGTCATTTCCATTCTACGTAAAATGCAACAAAAAGTAACCGGGCTTCAAGTCAAGATTACTGGGAGAGATGCCGATGATCATCCTAAAAAATTCATTGAAGTTCATATTGAATACATAGTGACTGGTTTTAATCTGGAAGAAAAACGGGTGCAACGCGCGATTCAGCTTTCTGAGGAACGTTATTGCCCAGCGATGGCTACCATCCGTCCTGGAACCGCAATTACTAATAGTTATACCATTATCGAAGCCAATCAGGAAACTATGGTAAAATAA